In Oreochromis niloticus isolate F11D_XX linkage group LG5, O_niloticus_UMD_NMBU, whole genome shotgun sequence, a single window of DNA contains:
- the tmem128 gene encoding transmembrane protein 128 isoform X4: MLNDSELANLRNRFKRDAELLMRPADSGAEDEKSQEEKEVKPLPRFNKHSIFWIVASVVVTYYVDFLRHIMENDDIKGWWFTVGLLLLGICLSLATFCIVYLEWYKGIQHYDQEYPAIPPITTAAFIAASCSLFCD, from the exons ATGCTGAACGACAGTGAACTTGCAAACTTACGGAATCGATTTAAAAGAGATGCAGAATTGCTTATGCGACCAGCAGATTCGGGTGCCGAAGATGAAAAGA GTCAGGAGGAAAAAGAGGTCAAACCACTCCCCcgcttcaataaacactccaTTTTCTGGATTGTGGCTTCAGTAGTTGTGACATACTACGTGGATTTCCTCCGACACATCATGGAAAATGATGATATCAAAGG TTGGTGGTTCACTGTTGGTCTGTTACTCCTGGGGATCTGCTTGTCTCTGGCCACGTTTTGCATTGTGTACTTGGAGTGGTACAAAGGCATCCAGCACTATGACCAAGAGTACCCTGCCATTCCTCCAATCACCACTGCAGCATTTATCGCTGCATCATGCAG CTTATTCTGCGATTGA
- the tmem128 gene encoding transmembrane protein 128 isoform X3, which yields MLNDSELANLRNRFKRDAELLMRPADSGAEDEKSQEEKEVKPLPRFNKHSIFWIVASVVVTYYVDFLRHIMENDDIKGWWFTVGLLLLGICLSLATFCIVYLEWYKGIQHYDQEYPAIPPITTAAFIAASCRCWTRGGQIIISSHLPQC from the exons ATGCTGAACGACAGTGAACTTGCAAACTTACGGAATCGATTTAAAAGAGATGCAGAATTGCTTATGCGACCAGCAGATTCGGGTGCCGAAGATGAAAAGA GTCAGGAGGAAAAAGAGGTCAAACCACTCCCCcgcttcaataaacactccaTTTTCTGGATTGTGGCTTCAGTAGTTGTGACATACTACGTGGATTTCCTCCGACACATCATGGAAAATGATGATATCAAAGG TTGGTGGTTCACTGTTGGTCTGTTACTCCTGGGGATCTGCTTGTCTCTGGCCACGTTTTGCATTGTGTACTTGGAGTGGTACAAAGGCATCCAGCACTATGACCAAGAGTACCCTGCCATTCCTCCAATCACCACTGCAGCATTTATCGCTGCATCATGCAG ATGCTGGACAAGAGGAGGACAAAtcatcatctcatctcatctacCACAATGCTGA
- the tmem128 gene encoding transmembrane protein 128 isoform X2, with amino-acid sequence MHIPRHPERGSLGQGHRSPIEARRLVSASGQEEKEVKPLPRFNKHSIFWIVASVVVTYYVDFLRHIMENDDIKGWWFTVGLLLLGICLSLATFCIVYLEWYKGIQHYDQEYPAIPPITTAAFIAASCSFNIALWPVWSFFTPLILFTQFMGVVMFISLLG; translated from the exons ATGCACATTCCTCGGCACCCCGAACGGGGTTCACTTGGCCAGGGACACAGAAGCCCCATAGAAGCAAGACGCCTGGTGTCAGCCTCAG GTCAGGAGGAAAAAGAGGTCAAACCACTCCCCcgcttcaataaacactccaTTTTCTGGATTGTGGCTTCAGTAGTTGTGACATACTACGTGGATTTCCTCCGACACATCATGGAAAATGATGATATCAAAGG TTGGTGGTTCACTGTTGGTCTGTTACTCCTGGGGATCTGCTTGTCTCTGGCCACGTTTTGCATTGTGTACTTGGAGTGGTACAAAGGCATCCAGCACTATGACCAAGAGTACCCTGCCATTCCTCCAATCACCACTGCAGCATTTATCGCTGCATCATGCAG CTTTAACATTGCATTATGGCCAGTGTGGTCCTTCTTCACTCCACTCATCCTCTTCACACAGTTCATGGGTGTGGTAATGTTCATCTCTTTGCTTGGATGA
- the tmem128 gene encoding transmembrane protein 128 isoform X1, translating into MLNDSELANLRNRFKRDAELLMRPADSGAEDEKSQEEKEVKPLPRFNKHSIFWIVASVVVTYYVDFLRHIMENDDIKGWWFTVGLLLLGICLSLATFCIVYLEWYKGIQHYDQEYPAIPPITTAAFIAASCSFNIALWPVWSFFTPLILFTQFMGVVMFISLLG; encoded by the exons ATGCTGAACGACAGTGAACTTGCAAACTTACGGAATCGATTTAAAAGAGATGCAGAATTGCTTATGCGACCAGCAGATTCGGGTGCCGAAGATGAAAAGA GTCAGGAGGAAAAAGAGGTCAAACCACTCCCCcgcttcaataaacactccaTTTTCTGGATTGTGGCTTCAGTAGTTGTGACATACTACGTGGATTTCCTCCGACACATCATGGAAAATGATGATATCAAAGG TTGGTGGTTCACTGTTGGTCTGTTACTCCTGGGGATCTGCTTGTCTCTGGCCACGTTTTGCATTGTGTACTTGGAGTGGTACAAAGGCATCCAGCACTATGACCAAGAGTACCCTGCCATTCCTCCAATCACCACTGCAGCATTTATCGCTGCATCATGCAG CTTTAACATTGCATTATGGCCAGTGTGGTCCTTCTTCACTCCACTCATCCTCTTCACACAGTTCATGGGTGTGGTAATGTTCATCTCTTTGCTTGGATGA
- the lyar gene encoding cell growth-regulating nucleolar protein — protein sequence MVFFTCNACGESLKKAQVDKHVNICRGCQVLSCIDCGKDFWGDDYKTHIKCISEDQKYGGKGYEAKTNKGDVKQQQWLQKVHEAMNKPGVSAKLRDVLQQVSTYDNVPRKKAKFQNWMKNSLKIPNPSLQEEVWNILAAADNASEPPQPARQTAAEVKVHTNGREEPNGHPSVEEEKKKKKLNKRERKEARQQKNGKATKGAENTVAQELEEEMVGKKKKDRKRKQLSEEPRDDENSHGTENETSSKKTKVDEEMEDADDQEETEDRAVTKGKFNWKGNIKAVLRESPDQEMSVKKLRKKVLAAYYSYTGDRNFKKEEEVLALFNNKITKNPKLRVLKDRVRLVK from the exons ATGGTGTTTTTCACCTGCAACGCTTGTGGGGAGTCCCTAAAAAAAGCTCAGGTTGATAAACATGTAAATATCTGCCGGGGCTGCCAGGTCCTGTCCTGCATCGACTGTGGAAAAGACTTCTG GGGCGATGACTACAAAACCCACATTAAATGCATCAGTGAAGATCAGAAGTATGGAGGCAAAGGCTACGAGgcgaaaacaaacaaaggagatgtgaaacagcagcagtggcTCCAG AAAGTCCACGAAGCCATGAACAAACCTGGAGTCAGTGCAAAGCTAAGAGATGTCCTCCAGCAAGTCAGTACTTACGATAACGTACCTAGAAAGAAGGCCAAGTTTCAG AACTGGATGAAAAATAGTCTCAAAATACCAAACCCCAGTCTGCAGGAGGAAGTGTGGAATATACTTGCTGCAGCTGATAAC GCTTCAGAGCCCCCACAGCCAGCTCGGCAGACAGCGGCTGAAGTCAAAGTGCACACTAATGGAAGAGAAGAGCCGAATGGCCACCCAAGTGTtgaggaagagaagaagaagaaaaaactgaacaaaCGGGAACGCAAAGAGGCCCGACAGCAGAAGAATGGGAAAGCTACAAAAGGTGCTGAAAATACAGTCGCACAAGAGCTGGAGGAAGAAATGGTgggcaaaaagaaaaaggacagaaagagaaaacagctCTCTGAAGAACCCAGGGATGATGAGAACAGCCATGGCACTGAAAATGAGACATCGAGCAAGAAAACAAAGG TTGATGAAGAAATGGAGGATGCTGATGATCAAGAAGAGACTGAGGATCGAGCTGTTACTAAAG GCAAATTTAATTGGAAGGGGAACATCAAGGCAGTACTGAGAGAGTCACCTGACCAGGAAATGTCAGTGAAGAAACTCAGAAAGAAG GTTTTGGCTGCCTACTATTCCTACACTGGTGATAGGAATTTTAAGAAGGAGGAAGAAGTGCTAGCACTTTTCAACAACAAGATCACCAAAAATCCAAAGCTTAGAGTTTTGAAAGATAGAGTTAGACTTGTAAAGTAG
- the zbtb49 gene encoding zinc finger and BTB domain-containing protein 49, with amino-acid sequence MDSLSSHSSYLLQQLQEQRIQGLLCDCMLVVKGVCFKAHKNVLAAFSSYFRSLFQNSPSQKNDVFNLVIQDVSGIGQILDYMYTSHLDINQDNVQALLDIAQCLQVPNVQSMCNAFLKPCPPPVEMPSFSLSGMLGSEHDCLLGSSLPNDVDLPCPSESQRPGFSSDVDHTRRMPISVPNSSSHCEMGSSSQAPVEKQLAHGYKLRNFYSKQYFKQSAIQSNSANSNQGPSVVEEQQCQLAISQAGNSTPVNSGNTVQPNQSSISVSVDRNPDSSLTPSDNLNTPNPDSSMNKPVRPKKAVYLKKYNYLRSQKALEEMCTESVIEPVLSCSKVSLQGETVVQVQAPEAPVEDSTAARDEVTDTAADAQLPSPPPVNEEEQNLKPVPEPAQQSGHKQYCCEVCGKIFKHPSNLELHKRSHTGEKPFQCNVCGRNFSQAGNLQTHLRRHSGEKPYICELCGKSFTASGDVQRHKVVHTGEKPHLCDICGRGFNNLSNLKEHKRTHATDKTFTCDQCGKSFNTHRKLLKHKARHAGEKPHSCATCGKCFIGSGDLQRHIRSHTGEKPYICNTCGKSFTRSAMLRRHSNMHCKGPPVESQVIVNSEQTHSADGGTSLPKAVSHSKPAAASEQHFSAVMPHTELEKSSAPAPSPPQATPHIETSPPSIQLSPGSTPLPELRSLVPHHLLSSGHQERTATLSATDRTKLAKPHVSQEAPYGPYVENGNMPIDRGPAGRPYLPPTDNYCSSLTGTSRPYRSSEGQFISSVTLWGLAMKTLQNDNDMEQ; translated from the exons ATGGACAGTTTGTCCAGCCACAGCTCCTACCTCCTCCAGCAGCTTCAGGAGCAGAGGATTCAGGGTCTGCTCTGTGACTGCATGCTGGTTGTCAAAGGTGTTTGCTTCAAAGCCCACAAAAACGTCCTGGCCGCCTTCAGCTCCTATTTCAG GTCCTTGTTCCAAAATTCCCCCAGTCAGAAGAATGACGTGTTCAACCTAGTTATCCAGGATGTCAGTGGCATTGGCCAGATATTGGACTACATGTATACCTCCCATCTTGATATTAACCAAGATAATGTGCAAGCACTCCTAGATATCGCACAGTGTTTGCAGGTTCCGAATGTGCAGAGCATGTGCAATGCTTTCCTCAAGCCCTGTCCTCCGCCAGTGGAAATGccttccttttctctctcaggCATGTTGGGTTCAGAGCATGACTGCCTGCTTGGAAGCAGTCTTCCTAACGATGTTGACCTGCCCTGTCCCTCTGAATCCCAGAGGCCTGGCTTCAGCAGTGACGTGGACCACACCAGAAGGATGCCAATCTCTGTGCCTAACAGCAGCTCACACTGTGAAATGGGTAGCAGCTCTCAGGCACCAGTAGAAAAGCAGCTAGCTCATGGTTACAAGCTCCGCAACTTCTACAGTAAGCAGTACTTTAAACAAAGTGCAATACAGAGCAATAGTGCAAATTCAAACCAGGGCCCTTCAGTGGTGGAAGAGCAGCAGTGTCAACTTGCGATAAGCCAGGCAGGCAACAGCACCCCTGTGAACTCAGGAAACACAGTTCAGCCTAATCAGTCTTCCATATCAGTGAGTGTGGACAGGAACCCTGACTCTTCTCTCACACCCTCAGATAATCTAAACACTCCTAACCCAGATTCCTCAATGAACAAGCCAGTGCGCCCAAAGAAGGCCGTCTACCTGAAGAAATATAACTATCTTCGGTCTCAGAAGGCTTTGGAGGAGATGTGCACTGAATCAGTTATTGAACCTGTCCTTAGCTGTTCAAAGGTGAGCCTTCAAGGAGAGACAGTGGTCCAGGTTCAAGCACCAGAAGCTCCTGTAGAAGATAGCACTGCAGCCAGAGATGAGGTTACAGACACAGCTGCAGATGCACAGCTTCCCAGTCCTCCACCTGTGAATGAAGAGGAGCAAAATCTAAAGCCTGTGCCGGAGCCAGCTCAGCAATCAGGACACAAGCAGTACTGCTGTGAGGTGTGTGGGAAGATCTTCAAACACCCGAGCAACCTGGAGCTGCACAAGCGCTCGCATACCG GCGAGAAGCCCTTTCAGTGCAACGTTTGTGGAAGAAACTTCTCACAG GCTGGAAATTTACAGACACATTTGCGGCGTCATTCTGGGGAAAAACCATACATCTGTGAGCTGTGCGGGAAAAG CTTTACTGCATCAGGGGATGTCCAACGTCATAAAGTGGTGCACACAGGAGAGAAGCCACATCTGTGTGACATATGTGGCCGAG GATTTAACAACTTGAGCAATCTAAAGGAGCACAAAAGGACTCACGCGACAGACAAGACGTTCACCTGTGACCAGTGTGGAAAGTCCTTCAACACGCACAGAAAGCTTCTGAAGCACAAGGCCCGGCATGCTGGGGAAAAACCTCATAGCTGTGCCACCTGTG GGAAGTGTTTCATTGGCTCAGGAGACCTACAGCGTCACATACGGTCACACACTGGTGAGAAACCTTACATCTGCAATACCTGTGGAAAGAGTTTTACCCGGTCTGCCATGTTGAGAAGACATAGCAACATGCACTGCAAGGGGCCTCCAGTTGAGAGTCAGGTCATTGTCAACTCTGAGCAGACACATAGCGCAGATGGAGGCACGTCATTACCCAAAGCTGTCAGCCACAGTAAACCTGCTGCTGCCAGTGAGCAGCatttctctgctgtgatgcCCCACACAGAGTTAGAGAAATCCTCAGCGCCGGCTCCTTCGCCACCACAAGCAACACCACATATAGAGACTTCACCTCCCAGCATTCAACTGAGCCCAGGATCTACCCCGCTTCCAGAGCTGCGCTCCCTGGTTCCCCATCACCTCCTTTCATCCGGCCACCAGGAAAGAACTGCAACCCTATCTGCCACAGATCGTACGAAGCTGGCCAAACCCCACGTATCGCAGGAAGCGCCATATGGTCCGTATGTCGAGAACGGAAACATGCCAATAGATAGAGGCCCAGCGGGGAGGCCCTACCTGCCTCCTACAGACAATTACTGCAGTTCCCTCACAGGGACAAGCAGGCCCTATAGGTCCAGTGAAGGCCAGTTTATCTCTAGTGTAACTCTGTGGGGCCTAGCAATGAAAACGCTCCAGAATGATAACGACATGGAGCAGTAG